From one Musa acuminata AAA Group cultivar baxijiao chromosome BXJ2-6, Cavendish_Baxijiao_AAA, whole genome shotgun sequence genomic stretch:
- the LOC135614282 gene encoding pyrophosphate-energized vacuolar membrane proton pump-like, producing MGAAAILSGLLTEILIPAAAVVGIAFALVQWLLVSKVKLSPEDSANSKDGVSDYLIEEEEGLNDHNVVVKCAEIQSAISEGATSFLFTEYQYVGIFMVAFAVLIFLFLGSVEGFSTKAQPCTYSKDKYCKPALANAGFSTISFLLGATTSLVSGFLGMKIATYANARTTLEARKGVGKAFITAFRSGAVMGFLLAANGLLVLYIAINLFKLYYGDDWEGLFESITGYGLGGSSMALFGRVGGGIYTKAADVGADLVGKVERNIPEDDPRNPAVIADNVGDNVGDIAGMGSDLFGSYAESSCAALVVASISSFGVNHDFTAMCYPLLISSMGIIVCLITTLFATDFFEIKAVKEIEPALKWQLIISTALMTVGIAIISWIALPSTFTIFSFGDQKQVKNWELFFCVAIGLWAGLVIGFVTEYYTSNAYSPVQDVADSCRTGAATNVIFGLALGYKSVIIPIFAIAISIFVSFSLAAMYGIAVAALGMLSTIATGLAIDAYGPISDNAGGIAEMAGMSHRIRERTDALDAAGNTTAAIGKGFAIGSAALVSLALFGAFVSRAAISTVDVLTPKVFIGLIVGAMLPYWFSAMTMKSVGSAALKMVEEVRRQFNTIPGLMDGSTRPDYATCVKISTDASIKEMIPPGALVMLTPLIVGTFFGVETLSGVLAGSLVSGVQIAISASNTGGAWDNAKKYIEAGASDHARSLGPKGSDPHKAAVIGDTIGDPLKDTSGPSLNILIKLMAVESLVFAPFFATHGGLLFKIF from the exons ATGGGAGCGGCGGCGATATTGTCGGGCCTCCTTACTGAGATCCTGATCCCGGCGGCAGCCGTCGTCGGGATCGCCTTCGCGTTGGTGCAATGGCTGCTGGTCTCCAAGGTGAAGCTTTCTCCGGAGGACTCGGCCAACAGCAAGGATGGGGTCTCCGACTACCTcatcgaggaggaggaagggctCAATGACCACAACGTCGTCGTGAAGTGCGCCGAGATCCAGAGCGCCATCTCTGAAG GAGCAACTTCATTCCTTTTCACCGAATACCAATATGTTGGAATCTTCATGGTTGCTTTTGCAGTCCTGATTTTCCTATTTCTTGGTTCTGTGGAAGGCTTTAGCACAAAAGCTCAACCATGTACCTATAGCAAGGATAAGTATTGCAAACCAGCACTTGCAAACGCTGGCTTCAGTACAATCTCCTTCTTGCTTGGTGCAACAACGTCCCTGGTTTCTGGTTTTCTTGGGATGAAAATTGCAACCTATGCTAATGCAAGAACAACTCTAGAAGCTAGGAAGGGTGTTGGAAAAGCTTTCATCACCGCTTTCCGGTCTGGTGCAGTCATGGGCTTCTTGCTTGCTGCAAATGGCTTGTTGGTCCTCTATATTGCCATCAACTTATTCAAATTGTACTATGGTGATGACTGGGAAGGCCTTTTTGAGTCAATTACTGGTTATGGTCTTGGTGGGTCTTCCATGGCTCTTTTCGGTAGAGTAGGGGGTGGTATCTACACAAAAGCTGCTGATGTTGGTGCTGATCTTGTTGGTAAGGTTGAAAGGAACATTCCTGAAGATGACCCTAGAAACCCAGCC GTGATTGCTGACAATGTTGGAGACAATGTTGGAGATATTGCTGGGATGGGATCTGATCTTTTTGGTTCTTATGCTGAATCATCATGTGCTGCACTTGTTGTTGCCTCCATTTCTTCATTTGGAGTCAACCATGATTTCACTGCCATGTGCTACCCTTTGCTTATTAGCTCCATGGGAATCATAGTTTGTTTGATAACTACTCTCTTTGCAACCGATTTTTTTGAGATAAAGGCTGTAAAAGAAATCGAACCTGCTTTAAAATGGCAGCTCATAATCTCTACTGCACTTATGACTGTTGGTATTGCAATCATCAGTTGGATAGCTCTCCCGTCAACTTTTACAATTTTCAGTTTTGGTGACCAGAAGCAGGTAAAAAATTG GGAATTGTTCTTCTGTGTTGCAATTGGATTATGGGCTGGCCTGGTCATTGGATTTGTCACCGAATACTATACGAGTAATGCATATAG TCCTGTCCAAGATGTTGCTGATTCCTGCCGAACTGGAGCTGCCACTAATGTCATTTTTGGGCTGGCTTTAGGATACAAGTCTGTCATTATCCCCATTTTTGCCATTGCCATCAGCATATTTGTTAGCTTTAGTCTTGCTGCCATGTATGGTATTGCTGTTGCTGCTTTAGGCATGCTGAGCACTATAGCAACTGGCCTGGCCATCGACGCCTATGGACCAATCAGTGACAATGCTGGAGGCATCGCTGAGATGGCTGGAATGAGCCATAGAATTCGGGAGAGAACAGATGCACTCGATGCTGCAGGCAACACCACTGCAGCCATAGGAAAG GGCTTTGCTATTGGTTCTGCTGCCTTGGTGTCCCTTGCACTCTTTGGTGCCTTTGTGAGTCGGGCGGCCATCTCCACCGTTGATGTTCTGACTCCAAAGGTGTTCATCGGGTTAATTGTTGGTGCCATGCTTCCTTACTGGTTCTCGGCCATGACCATGAAGAGTGTCGGCAGTGCTGCTCTGAAGATGGTAGAGGAGGTCCGCAGGCAGTTCAACACTATACCGGGGCTTATGGATGGTAGCACTAGACCTGATTATGCGACCTGTGTAAAGATCTCCACAGATGCCTCAATCAAGGAAATGATTCCTCCTGGTGCTCTGGTGATGCTTACACCACTTATTGTTGGAACCTTCTTTGGTGTGGAAACCCTATCTGGGGTTCTTGCTGGGTCACTCGTTTCTGGGGTGCAG ATTGCTATCTCTGCATCTAACACTGGTGGTGCATGGGACAATGCAAAGAAGTATATCGAG GCTGGGGCATCAGATCATGCAAGGAGTCTTGGCCCTAAAGGATCTGATCCCCACAAGGCTGCTGTTATTGGTGACACCATTGGGGACCCTCTCAAGGATACATCTGGGCCATCACTTAACATTCTCATCAAGCTAATGGCAGTGGAGTCTCTTGTGTTTGCACCATTCTTTGCTACTCATGGTGGTCTCCTGTTCAAGATCTTCTAA